The following coding sequences lie in one Oncorhynchus kisutch isolate 150728-3 linkage group LG17, Okis_V2, whole genome shotgun sequence genomic window:
- the LOC109907413 gene encoding lens fiber membrane intrinsic protein-like, which yields MHSFMGGGLFCAMVGNILLVVSMATDYWMQYRLSGSFAHQGLWRYCMSGKCYMQTDSIAYWNATRALMILSGMSCFAGIIAGILSFAHFSAFERFNRSFAAGIMFFISTLFVLLAMAIYTGVTVNFLGKRFGDWRFSWSYILGWVALLMTFFAGIFYMCAYRMHECRRGGGPTR from the exons ATGCATAGCTTCATGGGCGGGGGCCTATTCTGTGCCATGGTGGGGAACATCCTGCTGGTGGTCTCAATGGCAACAGACTACTGGATGCAGTACCGCCTGTCAGGCAGCTTCGCCCACCAGGGCCTGTGGAGGTACTGCATGTCGGGCAAATGTTACATGCAGACGGACAGCATCG CGTACTGGAATGCCACCCGGGCCTTAATGATCCTGTCCGGGATGTCGTGCTTCGCGGGCATCATTGCGGGCATCCTCTCCTTTGCCCACTTCTCCGCCTTCGAGAGGTTCAACCGCTCCTTCGCTGCAGGGATCATGTTTTTCATCTCCA CTTTATTTGTTCTGCTGGCGATGGCCATCTACACGGGTGTGACAGTGAACTTCCTGGGCAAGCGCTTCGGTGACTGGCGTTTCTCTTGGTCTTACATATTGGGCTGGGTGGCACTGCTCATGACCTTCTTTGCAG GGATATTTTACATGTGTGCCTACAGAATGCATGAATGTAGGAGAGGGGGCGGCCCTACACgctag